The Apus apus isolate bApuApu2 chromosome 8, bApuApu2.pri.cur, whole genome shotgun sequence genome has a window encoding:
- the GMNC gene encoding geminin coiled-coil domain-containing protein 1 yields the protein MRRGRSGADTASHGLWEGCVGGTVRRSPQRHCPFPRQSTGRPCPEPDFSGGPGCACPWPAPAGVSKETWAAVRPAEPRPPGKCEPIALGEGVGWARWGAGLITPRVCSPSGRFCTPQLGAQDAAWQGDQLSSQLYRNKQLQDTLLQKEEELARLHEENNNLRQYLNSALIKCLEEKAKKLLSCHRQRNCATLKSTKRRLKEDQCFVPQETLHASKARRNLFNEFTACEEQSIPAVDSWVLQTLGLKDVNTIDEASANYSALSSDLGKDTYCLSPGEAIDYGQREGAAAASHCSHMPPANSSTHPHSEDSPFLPHFSSAPCVSSSGPSDPSLPAYGLPYLTSDFSPNKTEVAFTTSLSPHRNLRTHTFHQGQAFVRRDEDGGWRFTWVPKQAE from the exons AtgcggcggggccggagcggGGCTGACACCGCCTCGCACGGGCTCTGGGAGGGCTGCGTGGGGGGAACCGTCCGCCGGTCACCCCAGCGCCACTGTCCCTTCCCTCGGCAGAGCACCGGCCGGCCGTGCCCAGAGCCGGACTTCTCCGGGGGCCCGGGCTGCGCCTGCCCCTGGCCCGCCCCCGCCGGCGTTTCCAAGGAGACTTGGGCCGCCGTCCGCCCCGCGGAGCCCCGGCCGCCCGGTAAGTGCGAGCCCATCGCCCTCGGGGAGGGGGTTGGCTGGGCGAGGTGGGGAGCGGGGCTAATAACCCCTCGGGTCTGCTCGCCCTCAGGCCGGTTCTGCACCCCGCAGCTCGGTGCCCAGGACGCGGCGTGGCAGGGAGACCAGCTGTCCTCCCAGCTCTACAGAAACAAGCAG CTTCAAGATACTTTGCTTCAGAAGGAAGAGGAACTTGCTAGgttacatgaagaaaataataaccTCCGACAATACCTGAATTCTGCCCTGATTAAGTgtttagaagaaaaagccaAG AAACTGCTATCCTGCCACAGACAAAGAAACTGTGCTACTCTCAAAAGCACCAAGAGAAGATTAAAAGAGGACCAGTGTTTTGTTCCTCAAGAAACTCTCCATGCTTCCAAAGCTAGAAGGAACCTCTTTAATGAATTCACTGCCTGTGAAGAGCAATCCATCCCTGCTGTGGACAGCTGGGTCTTGCAGACTTTAGGATTAAAAGATGTCAACACCATAGATGAAGCTTCAGCTAACTACAGTGCCCTGTCCTCAGACCTTGGAAAAGACACGTACTGCTTGAGCCCTGGTGAAGCAATAGACTATGGccagagggaaggagcagcagcagcatctcactGCAGCCACATGCCTCCAGCTAACAGCAGTACCCATCCACACAGTGAGgactctcccttccttcctcatttttcttcagcacCATGTGTCTCCTCATCAGGGCCAAGTgacccctccctcccagcctaTGGGTTGCCTTATTTGACTAGTGATTTTTcacccaacaaaacagaagtggCCTTCACAACATCTCTAAGTCCTCACCGCAACCTGAGGACACACACCTTCCATCAAGGACAAGCCTTTGTGCGCAGGGATGAGGATGGAGGATGGAGGTTCACTTGGGTGCCCAAGCAGGCTGAATAA